Proteins co-encoded in one Chitinophagales bacterium genomic window:
- a CDS encoding carboxypeptidase-like regulatory domain-containing protein, with protein MNKKVTILTAALLFISTMAFAQKSISGKIIDADDQQPLIGVVVQLQASGAGTVTDEQGIFQIISEKENDIAIIKYLGYDEMQLEITPETTKLGSIELVRANTTLDEVIVSASPNNFKAKFKGSNFKISPITLKNINPLSTEEVLRTVPGVNKYLIKIIGTFQKSQNVYY; from the coding sequence ATGAATAAAAAAGTCACAATCCTAACAGCAGCTCTACTATTTATAAGCACTATGGCTTTTGCACAAAAAAGCATATCGGGAAAAATCATAGATGCTGATGACCAACAACCATTAATTGGAGTAGTAGTCCAACTACAAGCAAGCGGAGCAGGAACTGTTACAGACGAACAAGGAATTTTTCAAATAATTTCTGAAAAGGAAAACGATATAGCCATCATCAAATACTTGGGTTATGATGAAATGCAGCTTGAAATAACTCCTGAGACAACTAAATTAGGAAGTATTGAATTGGTGCGGGCAAATACGACCCTTGATGAAGTCATCGTTAGTGCATCACCAAATAACTTTAAGGCAAAATTTAAGGGAAGTAATTTTAAAATTAGCCCGATTACCCTAAAAAATATCAACCCATTGAGTACTGAAGAGGTGCTTAGGACTGTTCCTGGTGTCAATAAGTACCTAATCAAAATTATTGGTACATTTCAAAAATCACAAAATGTTTATTATTAA
- a CDS encoding methyltransferase, whose translation MNKELIDADIKINRPKPIEFGAELAYFNIETDAQETIDTLLLGKYVLIEGFYSNGLNLLNELQSYLKIKHPNQGFLEQRAFRLEYQKLSNLVLIEVNEHKLVVKKAPLIGWLEKLYPESHDFLLTLPQIQGLNSAWQWYLKGVIIPVLRNKIHPYYGVYFPTRFEHLQLFDNWLKRYEGPKKSAIDVGIGSGILSFQLMKYGFQKSYGTDLNPNAIIGLKESMKGTKLSLKIEIVCGHLFGTWEKQTELIVFNPPWLPASHDLDRLDEAIYYNNQLFPEFFEEAKKRLLPDGRVVLLFSNLGQITNVTREHPIENELLNESRFTLDKCFKKSVKKASAKTKRNQYWRATEEVELWVLKHKQG comes from the coding sequence ATGAACAAGGAATTGATAGATGCTGACATAAAAATAAATAGACCTAAACCCATAGAGTTTGGAGCAGAATTAGCCTATTTTAATATAGAAACGGATGCTCAAGAAACGATTGATACTTTACTTTTAGGAAAATACGTCTTAATAGAAGGATTTTATAGCAATGGTTTGAATCTCTTAAATGAATTGCAATCTTATCTCAAAATAAAACATCCAAATCAAGGTTTTCTGGAACAACGGGCATTTCGTTTAGAATATCAAAAATTATCAAATCTTGTATTAATTGAAGTTAATGAACACAAATTAGTGGTCAAGAAAGCTCCATTAATCGGATGGTTGGAAAAATTATACCCTGAATCACACGACTTTCTACTCACCCTTCCTCAGATTCAAGGTTTAAACAGTGCTTGGCAATGGTATCTTAAGGGTGTAATCATTCCTGTTTTGAGAAATAAGATTCATCCTTATTATGGTGTTTATTTTCCAACTCGTTTTGAACATTTGCAACTTTTTGACAATTGGTTAAAACGCTATGAAGGTCCCAAAAAATCAGCTATTGATGTTGGTATAGGAAGTGGCATACTTTCATTTCAACTGATGAAGTATGGCTTTCAAAAATCGTATGGTACGGATCTGAATCCCAATGCCATTATTGGATTGAAGGAATCCATGAAAGGAACGAAGTTATCTTTGAAAATAGAGATTGTTTGCGGTCATTTATTTGGTACGTGGGAAAAACAAACAGAGCTGATTGTCTTCAATCCTCCTTGGTTGCCAGCATCACATGATTTAGATCGTCTTGATGAAGCAATTTACTATAACAACCAACTTTTTCCTGAGTTTTTTGAAGAAGCGAAGAAAAGATTGCTTCCAGATGGCAGAGTTGTACTATTATTTTCTAACTTAGGTCAAATAACAAATGTGACAAGAGAACATCCGATAGAAAATGAGTTGCTCAATGAATCTCGTTTTACCTTAGATAAATGTTTTAAAAAATCAGTAAAAAAGGCATCTGCAAAAACAAAAAGAAACCAATATTGGCGTGCCACAGAAGAGGTAGAATTATGGGTATTAAAGCATAAGCAGGGATAA